The Psychrobacter sp. 28M-43 genome segment GGTTACAACGAGAGTAATCCGCTCTCCTTTGAGCTGCTTTACAACACCAATGACAATCATAAAAAGGTCGCAGTTGCCGCCACTTCGTTATGGAAACAAGCGCTCGGTTTCGTCGATGTAACCTTGACCAATAAAGAATGGAAAACCTATCTTGATACACGCCGAAACGGTAACTATCAAATCGCTCGTGCTGGTTGGTGTGCCGACTACAACGAACCTTCAGCATTTTTGAATATTGCCAAATCTGACAATAGCGGTAACTACGGTAAGTACGCCAATGCCAATTTTGATAGCTTAATGGCTCAAACGTTAAAAGCGGGCGTCACGCCTGAGCAACGTGCAAGCTTGTATCAAAAAGCGGAAGCACAGTTAGATCAGGATATGGGGTTACTTAATATCTATCACTATGTCAGCCCTCGTTTGGTAAAACCTTACGTCATCGGCTTTTCAACGAAAGATCCTCTAGACAACTGGCAAGGTAAAGATATCTCTATCGCCAAGCACTGATCATCAAAGAATGACATCCAATAGTCTTATCAGCAGGCGCTATGAAAAGGAGTAATTCCGATTGATAGCGTCCGTCTGCTATGGACCAGAGAAAGTCTGAAAGTGGCGTAAATACTCAAAACGAGCATTTTGAAATCAAGCGTTGTTGTACAGGTAACCTTATAAAGAGGCATTATGCTAAAGCTTATTTTTCGGCGGATTTTAGAAGCCATTCCGACCATGTTTGTTTTGATAACCGTGTCTTTTTTTATGATGCGTTTGGCACCGGGCAGTCCTTTTACTAGTGAGCGTAGTTTGTCGCCAGCAGTATTGGCCAATATCGAAGCCAAATACAATCTCAATGATCCTATGTGGCTGCAATATGTTAATTATCTAAAGCAGCTGGCTCTAGGCGATTTCGGACCATCCTTTAAGTATAAAGACTATACAGTCAATGAATTGTTATCGCAGTCGTTTCCGGTATCAATGGAACTTGGCTTGTATGCTTTTATATTAGCACTGGTGTTGGGGCTTATTCTTGGGGTGATAGCTGCGCTCAAGCAAAACTCTTGGATGGATTATATTCTGATGGCGTTTGCCATGACGGGTGTCGTGATTCCAAGCTTTGTAAAAGCCCCCTTATTGGTATTGGTGTTTGCGATTCTTTTACAGTGGCTGCCAGCTGGTGGCTGGAATGATGGAGCAGTGCGAAACCTGATACTGCCCGTTACAGCTTTAGCATTGGCTTACGTCGCTAGTATTGCACGTATCATGCGTGGCTCGATGATTGAGGTGATGAATAGTCAGTATATCCGTACGGCAAAGTCTAAAGGGTTGCCAATGCGTCGAATCGTGATGAAACATGCGCTCAGACCAGCATTACTACCTGTGATTTCTTATCTTGGTCCTGCATTCGTCGGCATTATCACTGGCTCTATCGTGATCGAGACTATTTTTGGTTTACCAGGTATCGGGCAGTTATTTGTGAATGGTGCGCTGAATCGCGATTATGGTGTTGTGCTTAGTTTGACCATTTTGGTTGGTGTATTGACGATTGCCTTTAACGCCATCGTCGATATTTTATACGCCATTATTGATCCAAAAATCCAGTATTGATATTGGTATTAATGGCCACTTAAAGCACACCGTATAAATGCTAATTATCACTTAAAAATACATATCAGATTCTCAATTAAATGAGTAAAAGGACGACTATGAGCCTGACCGTAGACCAGCCAACCGAGCTTATGGAACTGCCTATTAAAGTGATAAAAGGCCGTAGCCTTTGGCAAGATGCATGGCGCCGCTTTTATCAAAACAAAGCGGCAGTGACGAGCTTTTTTATCCTATTACTCGTCGGTATGTTTGTCATCTTTGTGCCCATGCTAGCACCTTTTGGTTATGCAGAGACTGATTGGAACTTTATGCAATCTGCACCGTCGATTGAAAACAAGCACTATTTCGGTACGGACTCACTCGGTCGTGATTTACTCGTGCGTACAGCAGTCGGCGGGCGAATATCACTATTGGTAGGTATCGCTGGTGCAACGGTGGCGGTATTGGTTGGTACGGTGTATGGCGCAACGTCAGGCTATCTAGGCGGCAAAGTAGATATGATTATGATGCGCTTTTTGGAGATTCTAAGCGCCTTTCCATTTATGTTCTTTGTGATTTTGCTAGTGACGATATTTGGTCGTAACCTTATTTTAATTTTCGTCGCTATCGGCTTAGTCTCTTGGCTGGATGTCGCTCGTATCGTCCGTGGTCAGACGCTGAGCCTGAAGAGTAAAGAGTTTATAGAAGCGGCGCACGTTGGTGGGGTGTCAGGGTTTAACATTATCCTGCGTCATATCGTGCCCAACGTGCTTGGCGTGGTGGTGGTTTATGCCTCATTACTAGTACCGACGATGATTTTATTTGAGTCATTTTTGAGCTTTTTAGGGCTTGGTGTACAAGAGCCAATGACCAGCTGGGGTGCGCTACTACAGGAAGGCTCGCAAACGATGCAAGTCGCTCCTTGGCAGATTTTGATTCCCTCGGCTTTCTTAGTCATTACTTTATTTTGCTTTAACTTTATTGGCGATGGTCTGCGTGATGCGTTTGACCCCAAAGACCGCTAGACTCAAGCTCGCTAGGAGAACAACATCATGTCAATGCAAGATAGCAATAGCGCACCTGAGAAAATAGACTCTACTGTTCGTAAAGTGGGCGCTGACTCAGTGCTCAATACCCAAGCCCATCAGGCTAAACAAGTCAGTCAAGAAAGCAGCTTATTAGCGGTTAAAGATTTATCTGTGCAATTTAAAACCGAAGATGGACTTGTAACCGCAGTGAATGGTTTGAACTTTAATCTGCATGATGGTGAGACGTTGGGTATCGTTGGTGAGTCAGGCTCTGGCAAGTCACAGACGGCGTTCGCTATCATGGGTTTGCTGGCAAAGAACGGCCGAACCAAAGGCTCAGTAAAATTTGAAGGCAATGAGCTATTAGGTTTATCGCAAAAAGCATTGAATAAGATTCGTGCTGAGCAAATCGCTATGATCTTTCAAGATCCGATGACCTCACTCAATCCTTATATGAAAATAGGCGATCAGCTTGCTGAGGTGTTGATTCTGCATAAGGGTATGAGCAAAAAAGATGCGTGGGCGGAGTCGATATGTATGTTAGATGCGGTCAAAATTCCTGAGGCAAAAAAACGGATTGGTATGTATCCGCATGAGTTTTCAGGAGGTATGCGCCAACGGGTAATGATTGCGATGGCGCTGCTCTGTCGCCCTAAATTACTGATTGCCGATGAGCCAACGACAGCACTTGATGTGACCGTCCAAGCACAGATTATGGTGCTGTTAAATGAGCTAAAGCGTGACTTTGGTACCACTATTATTATGATTACTCACGACTTGGGTGTGGTGGCTGGTATCTGTGATCGAGTACTTGTGATGTACGCTGGTCGCACCATGGCATATGGCGAGACGGAAGAGATTTTTTATACACCGACGCATCCTTATACTATCGGGCTATTAAAAGCTATTCCGCGTCTTGATGATGATAAAGGTAAGCTTGAAACCATTCCTGGCAGTCCGCCCAATCTACTGAATCTACCGACTGGCTGTCCTTTTCATGAACGTTGTACGCATGCCATGGATATCTGCCGTGATGTACCACCGCCGCTTGAGTTTTTACCAAATGAGCGTCAACGTGCTTGCTATTGGCATCCTGAGATGCAGATTGATGATGCAGGAGACGTTACCAAGGGTATGGCAACAGATACTGACCCTAAGACTAATATCAATAACCTATCGACATTGGAGGGCTAGGACATGACATTATCTAATATAGGCATAGTCAAAGAAAGCCAAGCTCCACTACTACAAGTGCAGGATGTGCATACGACGTTTAATATCAAACAAAAAGGGACGTACTTTTGGCACAAGCCTGACACCTTAAAGGCTGTCAATGGTGTCTCGTTTGAGCTATTCGCTGGCGAGACTTTGGGTGTGGTAGGTGAGTCGGGCTGCGGTAAATCGACGCTGGCAAGAACGATTATCGGCTTAGTGAGAGCCAATGCTGGCAGCATAAAGTTTGGTGATGAAGAGATAGTAGGCGCCTCTAAGAAAACCATGAGAATAAAGCGCAAAGATATTCAAATGATATTCCAAGATCCGCTAGCGTCGCTTAACCCACGCATGACGGTAGGCGATATCATCGCAGAACCACTGCGTACCTACTATCCAGAAATGAAAAAATCTGACGTACAAGATGAAGTACGTACAATGATGAAAAAGGTTGGGCTACTATCTAATCAGATTAACCGCTATCCGCATGAGTTTTCTGGTGGTCAGTGTCAGCGTATTGGAATTGCTCGCGCTCTAATACTAAAGCCTAAAATCATCATCTGTGATGAGCCGGTATCGGCTCTTGATGTCTCGATTCAAGCGCAAGTCATTAACTTGTTGCAAGACATACAGCAAGAGATGGGGTTGGCGCTTATCTTTATCGCCCATGATCTATCAGTGATTAAACATATCGCGGATAGAGTGCTTGTTATGTATTTAGGACATGCCGTCGAGCTAGGTATAAACGAAGCTGTATATGGAAATCCGACGCATCCCTATACACAAGCACTGATGTCAGCGGTGCCATTACCTGATCCTATTGCCGAACGTAATAAGGTCATTCAGTTATTAGAAGGCGACTTACCAAGTCCAATCAATCCACCGTCAGGCTGCGTATTCCGTACTCGCTGTCCAATAGCGGATAGCGAGTGTGCCCAAATCAAACCTGTGTTAGAAGGTACTTTGGACCATAGAGTGGCTTGTTTAAAGAATAAGGTTGAGCTTTAATTAACCTACATCCATGATGCTATCGGTATAAAGAACACTAGTATAGATAATTCATCAGCGTAGTCAGTGATGTCCACTATGTAGTAATTTTAGCTGCGGTAGGGCATATTTCAATAAAACTCTATTCTACTCAGTACGTGCTCTTGTACTAGATAGGCGCAGATGTACGCACTTGGCCACGCAAACATAAAGGCCAGTCCCCACGAATGCATCAACTCCATAAAAAATCCGTCGATAAAGCCTTGTTTGACTACCAACAGGGCTGTTGAGATAATCAGTGACATCATCATCGCCATCAGACCTGTAAAGATAAGGCGGTAATATTTGCGGCGCGTACGTATTCTGATAGTGGGGAAGTTGGCCATAGTATTCGGTTGTCCTACATAGTGTTAGCTACGCCCAGCCTATGATGCGGGCATACATTGTAAATATAATAGTCAGATAATGAGCAGTCACGATAGATAGGGTGTGTACTACCAGTGTTCATCATACTCTGTGATACCGAACGGGTAAAATCGTTATTATCAATGGTAGGGTTCACGTTATATTATTAATAAGTACTCTGCCAATCTAAACGAAAAAAGAAACACCAGAATATCTGATGTTTCTTTACTATCTCGTAGGATTATACAAATGAACCATTTATGAATATCTTAATTCAACTGCAAAGATCCCTTTGCATTCATCAATAGCTCAACCACATCATCACCACTAATTACTTCAAAGCGCTTGTCGATATCTGACTCTTCTACACCGTTGTGTTTCATACAAGCGCCGCAGACCAATACTTGGCCACCTTTTTCGATAAAGGCTTCTAGTAACTCACCAGCTGGCTCAAACGGATCGCCGATATCTACATTGTCTAGCGCGTTTGGTTTTGCCAGATGCACCGCATCCACCATTAATATCACAGTAGCAGAATGGCCTTTTTTCAGTGCCACGCCTGCCATGGTAAACGCTAAAGTAATTTTGCTTGGGTTTGATTCACTATTATCAAATAACGTGCCGACATAATCTGTTGTATTAGCCATATTATTCTCCTTATAAGACTATATTTGTTTTGTCTGAGTATGTACTCACTCCTATCCTAACATTTATTATATGTATTTATATAATGAGTTGTTATGAAATAGTAGCTATAAGGTTGCTTGCTTGTACTATCTGTTAAATAAGTTAAAAGTAATGGATTTCTAGCTTACAAAGTTAAGTTAGTCAGCTGTATCGATAGGCGGCCACGGACGATCAGCATCACTTTTGATCCATTCAGCCACATAACCCGTTGGCGGTAGATCCCAGTCAGATTGGCCAAGTGCAGCTAGTACTTGTGCCGTGTAGATCACTCTACCACCCTTGGTAACACCGGTACGCAGTAGACCAGATGAGCAGGGCTGTCCTTTGACCCACATAGATTGCTCAATATACAGCCAGCGCGCGTCGATACCGACGATTTTGGTTTTGAGCGTGACTTTTTGAAAGGCACGAATACGCTTACGGTATTGAATAGTGCTGCCAGCGATGACCAAGCCCCAGCGTTTTTTTAACAACTGCTTGCCAAGCCCAGTCCGTACCGCAAAGTCCATACGACCCAAATCATAAAGCGTAAATACGCGGCCGTTATTCATCTCCAAAAAATTATCTATATCGGATAAGCGGCAGCGAAACTGAATCTCACTGGTGTCCTTAAACGTCAGTGTGTCGCCCTTTTTTGCTTTTAGAGCAGCATGAGCGATGGTACTAGCATAACGGATAAATGGGTACATAAAACACTCTCAAAAGGTTATAAACGTTGGCGTTATTATTTTGTCATTGATGACAGTGATTATTTATTGTCAGAGACCACATCTTGAGAAGGTTCGCTAGTAGAAGCCACACCAATCCAATTAAAATAAGCGCTGACAGTTTCAGGTATCCAGTTGATATCGAATTTTGAAGTCTTGGACTTTTTATCATCGGTGACAGACGATTTGTTTTTGGCCTGACCATTGTCTGAGCGATAACGCAGATAGCCAATATGTCCGCCGTGGTCAGTATCTAAGATAGTGACACTCTCAGAGACATCATTTGGCGTAGCCGTGAAGCCGATGAAAGGATCATCTTTTGCACTGATTAATAGCAGGGGATGAGTGACATTGCGCAAATACGGCATGGCGGATGCAGTATGGTAATAGTCGTTTTTGGAGCGATATCCGTGACGCGGCGCAGTAAAGATATCATCGAAATCACTGATACGATTGGCAGCTTTGATAGAGTTGATTTCATCCTGCGTGAGATCGTTTGCCAATGCTTTTTTGATAATTGGGTTAAGCAGATAAGGCGTATAGATACGATGACTCAAGAAGCTGTGCATAGTAATGGCAGCTGAAGACATATCGACTGGCGCGGAGATGACAACAGCACCTTTACATAGGACTTTGTCCTCATATTCGCCCATGTATTTGGCCAGTGCATTGCCACCTAATGAGACACCAACCGCATAGATATTGGCATACTGCTCACGCAAGTTTTGTAGCGCATGATGTACCTCGTCCGTATCGCCGGCATTATAAAAAACTGTGCCACTAGCAGGAATACCACCGCAACTACGGAAATGTGCCACCACAAAGTGCCAGCCTTGCGCGTGCATTTGGTACGCTAGTGCGCGCGCATAATGACTGTCACTACTGCCTTCCATGCCGTGGAATAGCACAATCAATGGGGTTTGCTCAAGCTCGCCATCTTTTGATGCTTCTATAGGGTGCGCATCATAAAAGTCATAGGCAATATCACTCTCGTCCAATGAGTCTTTTTCGACCACGCGGCGGTAGGTGGGTGCCTTTGGCGCAAAAAACTTAGGCAAGATGCTTTGCAAGTGTGGATTGGTTAGCCAAAAGGGCGGCTTAAAAGGGGCTGGAGAAAAAGGTTTGGTTGAAGTTGACATATATTGGTCTTATTTAATGATCGTGGAAAAACAAATAGAGTAGTGTGATAAAGGTTTTTTTATCATAACGCCAGTACCCGTGAAAACCAATAATTTTCAGTGAACGCATGATTACTGAAAACAGCTACTGAAAACAGCTACTGAAAAATCTAACAAATAAGCATATTGAAAAGAGAGCTGTCCAAAATTTGCGACGAGAGTAGTTAAACAGAAAATTTTATTATTCTGGCTTATCCAATACTCGACCATCCATCGCAAGTCGCGCTTTTAAATTTTCGACATCTGCTTCAGCAAGTGTGGCGGTTAAGGTTACTTGCTTGCTATAGGCGACATCGTCGATATGACCGCCAAGGCTCTCTAACATATAGCGGCATTGCGCTTCAGTCGCAAACTCTGCCAGTATTTGAATCTGGGTCATCGGTACATAAGGGTTTAGTATCATTTCATCGACGGCCGCTTGGGCAGAGCCTGCATAAGCACGGGTCAGACCGCCAGCACCCAATTTGATACCACCGAAATAACGCACCACGATGACAATTACGTTGCCGATCGACTTATGCTGCAGCACATTTAATATCGGCCTTCCTGCCGTACCGCTGGGCTCGCCATCATCATCGAAACCAGCGCTAGTGGTATTATCTGGATCACCGATAATGTATGCCCAACAGAAATGCCGTGCATCGGCATATTGCTCGCGCAGTTGTTCCACGTGAAACATTGCTTGCTCGCGAGAGGTCACCGGATAGGCGTAAGCGATAAACTCAGATTTTTTAATTTCGAGTCGCGTGGTAACGGCACGTTTTAACGTTTGATAGCTCATATTTCATCAGGCTTAGGTTGGATATGTTAAACTGGTCTGACTTTCACTGGCTTTTGTATTGGGCACAGTGTTCATTTAATTTTTCATTATAGTACCATTTCTAACCATCGAAGATAACGAGCCGCTCACGGCTGAGTGCTGGCGTCGTTAGTTTCTGATTTAGGGCTGGTATAATAAAACCGATGGTAGTAAATAGTATGCGTTTAGATAAATTCATTAGTAAAGCCACCGAGCTGTCGCGCAAAGAGTCAAAAAAAATCATGCACGCCGGCGAAATCACCGTAAACGATCAAGTGGTTAAAGATCCTGGCCTACATGTCGATGTCGTCAATGATGATGTGATGTGGGCAGGCGAGCCGTTGTCGGTTGCTGCGGGCAATCGCTATATCTTGTTGTACAAGCCTGAAGGTTTTGAGTGCACGCTAAAAGTTAAAGAGTATCCAATTGTCACCGAACTGATTGCTGTACCAGAATTGGGTAGCCTGCGTATCGCTGGACGTCTCGATGTCGATACCACTGGCGCATTGCTCATGAGTGATGATGGCGGCTGGCTACATCGTGTCACCAGTCCTAAGCACGAGCATGCAAAGGTGTACGAGCTGACATTGGCAGATGCAATGGATAGTGATGCACAAGAGAAAGCCGTGAAGAAAGTGGCTGAAGGCATCTTGCTTGAAGGTGACTATGAGCCAACCAAGCCTGCTATTCTTGAGTTCATTGATGAAAAACATGCGCGTCTGACATTAGAGCAGGGCAAATACCATCAGGTCAAACGTATGATGGGCTACTTCGGTAATCGAGTCACGGAGCTGCACCGCGCCAGTATCGGTCACATCAATCTAGAAGGCCTAGAAAAAGGCGATAGCCGTTTCTTAACGCCAGAAGAAGTTGCCAAGTTTTAAGAAATAAGCACTAAAACTATTAAGCTTTGGCCTTAGTATTTGTCTTGAAACTATCGTTTTGAACCCATTAGCAGCCGCTACCCAGTGTGCTGCTTTTTGCGGTCTGCTATATTGTATTTATGTCTACTACCTACCTGTGTTGCCTATCTCTTAAAGCTAAGTAGCAGTTTTGCGACTTTAGCCATTTTGTGCTTTGCAAAACTATCCCATATGCTACAGTCTTTTTAATCTATATTTTTATGACAGACAACCCTTAAACCAACTCTAAAAATCTGACTAATCAGAAGATGTATTGCTACCTTTCAGTTAGTTGTAGATTTGGAATTGGTCTTAATATTGAAAACTGCCATTATTAAAAACCAGATAGGAATCTCTCTGTGACATTACCTGTGTTAAAGTCCGCTAGCCTAATCAGCGTCATACTATTAGCAACAACTGCGTGCGCTCAGCCAAGTTCAGCGGATGCTAATAGCAATAACGTAACGCAAAACACTCAAAATTCGCAAGCAGATCAAGCAGTGAGTGCGACTGTCGATAAACGATTGCGCCAAGTACTGACCCAAGCAGGTATCAAAACACAGATTACTTCTATTGTGCCGTCCAAACTGCCCAATATGTATCAAGTGAATCTGGCTGGGCAGTTGCCTTTGCATATCACTGAAGATGGTAGATATGTCATACAGGGTGAGCTACAGAAAAATCCAAGTAAGCAAGTTGTCACTAAAACACCATTACGTAGCACGAGTGCGCAGGTAGGCGAACCTGTCAATGCGAGTGTCAAGTCTGACATGCTAGCAAATATGGCTGCGCTTAAGAACATGAGCGCTAAAACGCCATTCTTTTATACCGCAGTACCGGGTGTTATCTGGGGAGCAACGCTAGAAGGCGTGCCGTTTTTACTATCAGATGATGCGCAGTACATTACCGATGGTGAAATATCAGTCATCGAAAATGGTCAATTTATCGGCCTCGATGAGAACTTTGAAAAACGTAAAAACCAGTCGGTGTTTGCGTCATTGGATAAAAACCAGCTGATTACTTATCCAGCAACCACTACTGAGAGAGCCGTTATCTATGTGGCGGATGATGTGAATTGCCCTTACTGCCGCCGACTGCATCAGCAAGTGCCCTCGCTTAATGCAAAAGGCGTGACGGTTAATGTCATCGGCTATCCGATATATGAGGCGTCACCGAAGCAGATGCGTGGTATCTGGTGCCAAGCGAATGAAGACAGTCGTCGTCAGGCATTTGACAAGGCAATGCTGACAGGTGAAATGACACCTGCATCAGCAAGTTGTACGGTTGACCATGTGACACCCAATCGTGAAAAAGCAGCTGGACTTGCGGTAATGGCGACGCCTGCCATCTATCGTGAAGATGGCGTGCTATATCAGGCGAGTTTTGAGAGTCCAGAATTTCTAGAATTCTTGGGTGTTGAATAATTGATTGGTATGGTTAAGTGTTTCAACAGTTCAAATACTTAAGATATTGGACTGCTAAACAAAGTAGAAAAACCGCCCTATGAATCAGTTCATAAGGCGGTTTTTTTTGGTTCTATTCAGAGGTTTTTGCGTCTCAAAAGCTGTCTTAAATAATTTATGGTAAGACGATATCAACGATTTTCCAATTGATAAGCCCTTCACGCTGCATCTCGATAGTGAGAGGATAGCCTTTTACCTGACCACTAATACTAAAGCAGTTAATACCGCAGTAGCTCAGCGTTGGCTTCTCGCTGTCATTGCCTTGGGCGACTTGCTGCTCAAGTTCGGCAGCTTGTTTTTTCATGACTTGCTGCATTTGGCTTTTGACCACGGCATCGACATCACCGCGCTGAATAATTAAGCTCTGAATTAGGTTTTTCAAGTCAACTTGATTGCTAGCGATGGCCCATGCTGCGGCTAGCTCTTTGGTTGCTGTATTGGCTTGACCTTGGGTATTAATCACTTTTTCGATATTCTGCGGGGTGATGGCCCCTTCAACTGCCTGCGCGATAAAACCATTCGCGGCTTGGGTCAACGGCTCACCACCCAATTCAGAAATTAATGGATACTTAGTCATTGTCGTCGCAAATTGGCTGGTTAGCTGGTTTTGGACGCTTGGTCGCACTTGCTCATAATCAATAGCCGCTGCGATAGTGGCACCATCTTTATCGTCATAAGCGTTTTTGAGCTGATAAGCACTGTAATAAGGCGAGCCTGCATACACTGCTACCGCAATGATGATTAATAGAATAACCAGCTTTTTCATAAGACTTGATACCTTGTCGCAATCGTCATCACTATGAGTATAAATGACCGTAGATGTGACGGTAAATATTAGCACGACTATGCACCGCTCAGGTACGAAAAGCTTTGCAGTAACCTTAATGAATCGTTTGGCTTTTGCCGCAGCGATGCCAACTGCTAATTTCATCATTTAAGAGCTTGATAAATCAGCAGACCATCTCCATAAATAGCGCAAACTTTTTATAATTGATTTGGCTAAGCAGCCTTCACCGTATTTGTTGGTTAAGTCTAAGCATTATGGTTCTATAGCTTGGTGAGTTATTATGTTTCATGTGAAACGTAATACATATCCACTAGCTAAGAACCACGAATAAGATTAAGACAATTATCAACTGAGCTGATGATTTGACGAACCGGTGTGGCTGTAAAGACGATAGGAGAGA includes the following:
- a CDS encoding DUF2939 domain-containing protein — translated: MKKLVILLIIIAVAVYAGSPYYSAYQLKNAYDDKDGATIAAAIDYEQVRPSVQNQLTSQFATTMTKYPLISELGGEPLTQAANGFIAQAVEGAITPQNIEKVINTQGQANTATKELAAAWAIASNQVDLKNLIQSLIIQRGDVDAVVKSQMQQVMKKQAAELEQQVAQGNDSEKPTLSYCGINCFSISGQVKGYPLTIEMQREGLINWKIVDIVLP